The following are from one region of the Paraglaciecola sp. L1A13 genome:
- the aroA gene encoding 3-phosphoshikimate 1-carboxyvinyltransferase, whose translation MSRSAPLLLNPISAIAGTVNVPGSKSLSNRALLLAAIAKGETHLTNLLDSDDIRHMLKALTQLGVNYRLSDDKTQCWVKGLGQAFGVRKLETLFLGNAGTAMRPLCAVLATSEGEFDLTGEPRMEERPIGALVDSLRQAGADITYLKNEGYPPLKIKGAALNGGKISVEGTVSSQFLTALLMAAPLFQNDTEINIVGELVSKPYIDITLNTMAQFGINVENNNYQRFNVKGNQQYQAAGDFLVEGDASSASYFLAAGAIKGGTVRVTGVGKNSIQGDIRFADVLEKMGAKITWGDDYIEVEGASLNAVDMDMNHIPDAAMTIATTALFAKGTTSIRNIYNWRVKETDRLAAMACELRKVGAEVIEGHDYITITPPSQLIEAAIDTYDDHRVAMCFSLVALSDTPVTINDPDCTAKTFPDYFARLKQISA comes from the coding sequence ATGAGCCGTTCAGCACCGCTTTTACTCAATCCTATTTCTGCCATAGCGGGAACGGTAAATGTACCAGGCTCTAAAAGCTTGTCTAATCGTGCATTGCTTCTCGCGGCGATAGCAAAGGGTGAAACGCATCTGACTAATCTGCTTGATAGCGACGATATTCGGCACATGCTGAAAGCATTAACTCAGTTGGGAGTGAATTATCGCTTATCCGACGATAAAACCCAATGCTGGGTAAAGGGCTTAGGTCAAGCCTTTGGGGTTAGAAAACTAGAGACCTTGTTTTTAGGTAATGCAGGAACGGCCATGCGCCCCCTGTGCGCGGTACTAGCGACCTCAGAAGGGGAGTTTGATCTGACGGGCGAGCCTCGTATGGAAGAGCGGCCCATCGGTGCGTTGGTTGATTCATTGCGCCAGGCTGGCGCTGATATCACATATTTGAAAAACGAAGGCTACCCACCGTTAAAAATCAAAGGCGCAGCGCTCAACGGTGGCAAGATAAGTGTTGAAGGTACGGTATCTAGTCAGTTTTTAACCGCACTATTGATGGCTGCACCTTTATTTCAAAATGACACCGAAATCAATATTGTAGGCGAGTTAGTGTCTAAACCGTATATTGATATTACGTTAAACACCATGGCGCAATTCGGTATAAACGTTGAAAATAACAATTATCAGCGTTTCAACGTTAAAGGTAACCAACAGTATCAAGCTGCAGGCGACTTTTTAGTAGAAGGCGATGCCTCATCTGCATCGTATTTTTTAGCTGCGGGCGCTATTAAAGGCGGCACAGTACGTGTTACTGGTGTAGGTAAAAATAGTATTCAAGGTGATATCCGTTTTGCTGATGTTCTTGAAAAAATGGGCGCTAAAATCACCTGGGGTGATGATTATATTGAGGTAGAAGGCGCGTCTCTGAATGCAGTCGATATGGATATGAATCATATTCCTGATGCCGCGATGACCATTGCCACAACTGCACTATTCGCGAAAGGGACGACGTCTATCCGAAATATCTATAATTGGCGTGTCAAAGAAACTGATCGCTTAGCTGCAATGGCCTGTGAGTTACGCAAAGTCGGAGCAGAGGTTATAGAAGGACATGACTATATAACCATCACACCACCAAGCCAGTTAATTGAAGCGGCTATAGATACCTATGACGACCATCGGGTAGCAATGTGTTTCTCGTTAGTTGCGTTAAGTGATACGCCAGTTACCATTAATGACCCTGATTGTACTGCTAAAACCTTTCCAGATTATTTTGCTCGCTTAAAGCAAATCAGTGCATAA
- a CDS encoding LapA family protein, which produces MKFKGLLSLIAVLVLLLIGGFIGSQNTHSVTVNYIVAQSELRVSVLMLILFLCGAVLSTVIFLLYTLRLKWRVASLERQLKKSNRVDNS; this is translated from the coding sequence ATGAAGTTCAAGGGATTACTATCTCTTATTGCTGTATTAGTCTTACTGTTAATTGGTGGTTTTATTGGTTCTCAAAACACCCACAGTGTAACGGTTAACTATATAGTAGCCCAAAGCGAGCTGCGGGTTTCCGTGCTCATGTTGATCCTCTTTTTGTGTGGAGCGGTGCTCAGTACAGTGATATTCCTGTTGTACACGTTACGATTGAAGTGGCGGGTAGCAAGCTTGGAGCGTCAGCTTAAAAAATCTAATCGCGTTGATAATTCTTAA
- the lapB gene encoding lipopolysaccharide assembly protein LapB, with product MLELLFLLLPVAAGYGWVMGRNSVRQAQRKQSSILSKHYYKGLNFLLSDEPDKAVDTLIKMINLDSDTVETHIAMGKFFRHRGELDRAIRVHQNLVSKEQISPTQRESALKELGKDYVLAGFLERAENAFLQLLNSDKHFLDAQQQLFDIYQATKEWGRGIELAENMMENNGDSDELCIRISHFYCEQAAIYVRKDEINLAEKNLQKAIMADQNTVRPWLMLGQIAISQKQYQTAIEYLQQIPLRDISWLSEAVPLIEQSAEALGDMTQLEKILDEYWQQCATSYLAKVNLMARKGMTKEAADVLLQQLRQHPTMKGFKTLMGLYIEQQAPSDSMNGLVLLKGLVEEQINQRPKYRCHSCGFSGRQIHWLCPSCKKWGQVKPIKGLDGE from the coding sequence ATGCTTGAATTGCTCTTTTTACTATTGCCCGTGGCCGCCGGTTATGGATGGGTAATGGGGCGTAACAGTGTCCGTCAAGCACAGCGTAAGCAATCCAGTATTTTGTCTAAGCACTACTATAAGGGATTAAATTTTCTTCTTTCGGATGAGCCTGATAAGGCTGTTGATACGCTTATTAAAATGATCAACCTTGATAGTGATACGGTTGAAACCCATATTGCTATGGGCAAGTTTTTCCGTCATCGCGGTGAGTTAGATCGCGCCATACGTGTGCACCAAAACTTAGTAAGTAAAGAACAAATTTCTCCTACCCAGCGTGAATCCGCCCTTAAAGAACTAGGCAAAGACTATGTGTTGGCGGGGTTTTTAGAGCGCGCTGAAAATGCATTTCTGCAATTACTTAATTCGGACAAACATTTTCTTGATGCTCAGCAACAATTATTTGATATCTATCAGGCCACTAAAGAGTGGGGCCGAGGTATAGAACTCGCTGAGAACATGATGGAAAATAACGGCGATAGTGATGAATTATGTATTCGCATCTCGCATTTCTACTGTGAGCAAGCTGCTATCTATGTTCGTAAAGACGAAATTAATCTCGCAGAAAAGAACTTACAAAAAGCCATTATGGCAGACCAGAATACGGTTAGACCTTGGTTAATGCTTGGGCAGATTGCGATAAGCCAAAAGCAATACCAAACAGCGATCGAGTACCTACAGCAGATACCCCTCAGAGATATTTCTTGGCTTAGTGAAGCAGTCCCACTAATAGAGCAAAGTGCAGAAGCGCTTGGAGATATGACTCAGTTAGAAAAAATTCTAGATGAGTATTGGCAGCAATGCGCTACGTCGTATTTAGCTAAAGTTAATTTGATGGCCCGCAAGGGAATGACCAAAGAAGCGGCGGATGTATTGTTACAACAATTACGTCAGCATCCGACTATGAAAGGGTTTAAAACGCTCATGGGCTTGTATATTGAACAGCAAGCCCCCTCTGATTCTATGAATGGCTTAGTACTATTAAAAGGACTAGTAGAAGAGCAAATCAATCAGCGCCCCAAATATCGTTGTCATAGTTGTGGCTTCTCTGGAAGACAGATTCATTGGCTGTGTCCTTCCTGTAAAAAATGGGGACAGGTTAAACCGATTAAAGGCTTA
- the serC gene encoding 3-phosphoserine/phosphohydroxythreonine transaminase yields the protein MTKVYNFCAGPAMLPEAVMQQAQSEFINWQNQGCSVMEMSHRSKEFIALAETAEQDLRDLLAIPDNYKVLFTHGGGRGQFSAVPLNLSSEHDSADYVVSGSWSKSAVDEAQKYVDVNVAATTTIQDGLVVMQTQANWKLNPDAAYVHYCPNETVDGVEINWIPETGDIPLVADMSSNILSQPIDVSKFGVIYAGAQKNIGPSGLSVVIVRDDLLEKARDVTPSIFDYTVIAKHDSMYNTPPTFAWYLAGLVFKWLKEQGGVEAMAERNLAKSQLLYSCIDDSGFYTNNVAPEYRSRMNVTFHLPDAELDKQFLADAEVAGLKALKGHRIVGGMRASIYNAMPIEGVQALVNFMQDFAKRNR from the coding sequence ATGACCAAGGTTTATAATTTTTGCGCCGGACCGGCAATGTTACCCGAAGCTGTTATGCAGCAAGCTCAAAGCGAATTCATTAACTGGCAGAACCAAGGTTGTTCAGTGATGGAAATGAGTCACCGTAGTAAAGAATTTATTGCGCTGGCCGAAACCGCAGAGCAAGATTTACGCGACTTACTGGCTATTCCAGACAACTATAAAGTGTTGTTTACCCATGGTGGTGGCCGTGGTCAGTTTTCTGCTGTTCCTCTTAACTTATCAAGTGAACATGACAGTGCTGATTATGTTGTAAGTGGTTCGTGGTCGAAAAGTGCTGTCGATGAAGCGCAAAAATACGTCGATGTGAATGTGGCAGCTACCACGACTATCCAAGATGGTTTAGTGGTTATGCAAACACAAGCCAATTGGAAGTTAAACCCAGATGCCGCTTATGTGCATTATTGCCCGAACGAAACGGTAGACGGTGTTGAAATCAATTGGATCCCCGAGACAGGCGATATTCCTCTGGTGGCAGATATGTCATCCAATATCCTTTCTCAGCCTATTGATGTCAGTAAGTTCGGGGTCATCTACGCTGGTGCTCAAAAGAACATTGGTCCGTCAGGTTTGTCGGTCGTTATCGTGCGCGACGACTTATTAGAAAAAGCCAGAGATGTAACGCCTTCAATCTTTGATTATACAGTCATTGCTAAACATGACTCGATGTACAATACCCCACCGACCTTTGCTTGGTACCTAGCTGGATTAGTTTTTAAGTGGTTAAAAGAGCAGGGCGGTGTTGAAGCCATGGCTGAGCGTAACTTAGCTAAGTCACAACTGTTGTACTCTTGTATTGATGACTCCGGTTTCTATACTAATAATGTTGCGCCAGAATACCGTTCACGCATGAACGTGACATTCCATTTACCTGATGCTGAACTTGATAAGCAGTTTTTGGCAGATGCAGAAGTTGCAGGTTTAAAAGCGCTTAAAGGTCACCGTATTGTCGGTGGAATGCGTGCCAGCATTTATAACGCGATGCCAATTGAAGGCGTGCAAGCACTAGTTAACTTCATGCAAGATTTTGCTAAAAGGAATCGCTAA
- the cmk gene encoding (d)CMP kinase, with translation MQVFPVITVDGPSGAGKGTVSTLLANRLGWHFLDSGAIYRVLAIASIHHQIDPSDEAGLLPLASGLDVNFEPAEFGCKVILEGEDVSDDIRTEEVGAVASKVASLPTIREALLRRQRAFKASPGLVADGRDMGTIVFPEAEVKIFLTASAQERASRRFKQLKEAGHDVSISRLLADIEARDDRDSNRSVAPLVPAKDALIIDSTELNIEQVLEKINEFANLKIAI, from the coding sequence ATGCAAGTATTTCCCGTTATCACAGTAGACGGCCCGAGTGGAGCAGGTAAGGGAACCGTCAGTACCTTGCTGGCTAATCGTTTAGGTTGGCATTTCCTCGATAGCGGTGCGATATATCGCGTTTTGGCTATCGCTTCTATCCACCATCAAATCGATCCTAGCGACGAAGCAGGCTTGTTACCACTGGCATCCGGTCTTGACGTTAACTTTGAACCTGCGGAGTTTGGCTGTAAAGTTATTCTTGAAGGCGAAGATGTTAGCGACGATATTCGGACCGAAGAAGTGGGCGCTGTTGCTTCTAAAGTGGCGTCATTGCCAACAATTCGCGAAGCGCTACTTCGTCGTCAACGCGCTTTTAAGGCCTCGCCAGGTTTAGTGGCAGATGGACGCGATATGGGAACCATTGTGTTCCCAGAAGCTGAGGTAAAGATTTTCTTAACCGCTAGTGCCCAAGAGAGAGCCAGTCGAAGATTTAAGCAGTTGAAAGAAGCTGGGCATGATGTTAGCATATCGCGCCTTTTGGCTGACATCGAAGCCCGTGACGATCGCGATTCAAATCGTAGCGTAGCGCCGTTAGTGCCAGCAAAAGATGCTCTTATTATTGATTCTACAGAATTAAATATAGAGCAAGTGCTTGAAAAAATTAACGAATTTGCCAATTTGAAAATAGCTATTTAG
- the rpsA gene encoding 30S ribosomal protein S1: MTENFAQLFEESLKEIETRPGAIVKGTIVSIDKDIVLVDAGLKSESAIPAEQFRNADGTLEVEIGDVVDVALDAIEDGFGETILSREKAKRHEAWVELEKAYDDKETIKGVINGKVKGGFTVEVNTVRAFLPGSLVDVRPVRDTTHLEGKELEFKVIKLDAKRNNVVVSRRAVIEAESSAERDQLLANLEEGHEVKGIVKNLTDYGAFVDLGGVDGLLHITDMAWKRVKHPSEIVNVGDEINVKVLKFDKEKSRVSLGMKQMGNDPWQEIAERYPEGSKLSGAVTNLTDYGCFVEIEDGVEGLVHVSEMDWTNKNIHPSKVVNLGDTVEVMVLEIDEERRRISLGLKQCKPNPWEEFAKAQSKGDKVSGKIKSITDFGIFIGLDGGIDGLVHLSDISWNKTGEDAVREYKKGDEISAVVLQVDPERERISLGVKQIEEDPFNQYLTDTKKGTIVIGTVTEVDAKGVTVKLAEEVEGYIRATDLARERVEDASEVASVGDEIEAKFMGVDRKNRIVNLSVKAKDQADEKEALDKVNQQEDVGFANAFAEAFKAAKSED; the protein is encoded by the coding sequence ATGACTGAAAATTTTGCTCAACTATTTGAAGAAAGCTTAAAAGAAATCGAAACCCGTCCAGGTGCCATTGTTAAAGGTACTATCGTATCTATCGATAAAGACATCGTTTTAGTAGACGCAGGTTTGAAATCTGAAAGCGCTATCCCAGCGGAACAATTTCGCAATGCAGACGGCACATTAGAAGTTGAAATCGGAGATGTAGTTGACGTTGCACTTGATGCAATCGAAGACGGTTTCGGTGAAACAATCTTGTCGCGCGAAAAAGCTAAACGTCACGAAGCCTGGGTTGAGCTAGAAAAAGCTTACGATGACAAAGAAACGATCAAAGGTGTTATCAATGGTAAGGTCAAAGGTGGCTTTACGGTTGAAGTGAATACAGTTCGTGCATTCTTACCTGGTTCATTAGTAGACGTACGTCCAGTACGTGATACTACTCATCTTGAAGGTAAAGAACTGGAATTCAAAGTTATCAAGCTTGATGCTAAGCGCAACAACGTTGTTGTATCACGTCGTGCGGTTATTGAAGCAGAAAGCAGCGCAGAGCGCGATCAACTTCTTGCTAACCTTGAGGAAGGTCATGAAGTTAAAGGTATCGTTAAGAACCTTACAGATTACGGTGCGTTCGTTGACCTTGGTGGTGTTGATGGTCTTCTACACATTACTGATATGGCTTGGAAACGCGTTAAGCACCCAAGCGAAATCGTTAATGTTGGTGATGAAATCAACGTTAAAGTACTTAAGTTCGACAAAGAAAAATCTCGCGTTTCATTAGGTATGAAACAGATGGGCAACGATCCTTGGCAAGAAATTGCAGAACGTTACCCTGAAGGTTCTAAATTGAGCGGTGCAGTTACAAACTTAACTGACTACGGTTGTTTTGTTGAAATTGAAGATGGTGTTGAAGGTCTAGTTCACGTATCTGAAATGGATTGGACTAACAAAAACATTCACCCATCTAAAGTTGTTAACTTGGGTGACACTGTTGAAGTTATGGTTCTTGAAATTGACGAAGAACGTCGTCGTATTTCTCTTGGTCTTAAACAATGTAAACCTAACCCTTGGGAAGAGTTTGCTAAAGCACAGAGTAAAGGCGACAAAGTTAGCGGTAAGATTAAATCTATCACTGACTTCGGTATCTTCATCGGTCTTGATGGCGGCATCGACGGCTTAGTACATTTATCTGACATTTCTTGGAATAAGACTGGCGAAGACGCTGTTCGTGAATACAAGAAAGGCGATGAAATTTCAGCTGTTGTTTTACAAGTTGACCCAGAGCGCGAGCGTATCTCTCTAGGTGTTAAACAGATTGAAGAAGATCCGTTTAATCAATATCTGACAGATACTAAGAAAGGTACTATTGTTATCGGTACTGTTACTGAAGTTGACGCGAAAGGCGTAACTGTTAAACTTGCAGAAGAAGTTGAAGGTTATATCCGCGCTACTGACTTGGCTCGTGAACGTGTTGAAGATGCATCAGAAGTTGCATCTGTAGGCGACGAAATCGAAGCTAAATTCATGGGCGTTGACCGTAAGAATCGCATCGTTAACTTGTCTGTTAAAGCGAAAGATCAAGCAGATGAGAAAGAAGCACTTGACAAAGTTAACCAACAAGAAGATGTTGGGTTTGCTAACGCATTTGCAGAAGCCTTTAAAGCGGCGAAGAGCGAAGATTAA
- a CDS encoding HAD family hydrolase → MLGKPQGILFDLDGTLLDTARDLGNALNWVLRYHNQPTCEYEVYRNIASDGSQGLLEIGFGSRLLDYDIDTLKAQFLARYEQQICVDTVSFEGVVTLINGLDKANIPWGIVTNKPQWLTELLLPNFAEFDACKVVISGDTLAKRKPHPLPLTHAAEIIDVAPQDIWYIGDAKRDIDAAKAANMTSVVANYGYIGPEHQSHRWNADLYIDHPQILLQHL, encoded by the coding sequence ATGCTGGGAAAACCCCAAGGTATTTTATTCGATTTAGACGGCACCTTATTAGATACCGCCCGGGATTTAGGTAACGCATTAAATTGGGTATTGCGTTATCACAATCAACCAACCTGCGAGTACGAAGTATATCGCAATATTGCGTCAGACGGCTCGCAAGGTTTGTTAGAGATTGGATTCGGTAGCCGTTTGCTTGATTATGACATAGACACCCTAAAAGCCCAATTTCTGGCGCGCTATGAACAGCAGATATGCGTAGATACGGTGTCATTCGAAGGCGTAGTAACGCTAATAAATGGCCTTGATAAGGCTAATATTCCTTGGGGGATCGTCACTAACAAACCACAATGGTTGACGGAACTGTTATTGCCCAACTTTGCCGAATTTGATGCCTGTAAAGTCGTGATTAGCGGCGACACATTGGCTAAACGAAAACCCCATCCGTTGCCCCTTACTCACGCTGCCGAGATTATCGATGTAGCCCCTCAAGATATATGGTATATCGGTGACGCTAAACGTGACATTGATGCGGCTAAAGCGGCAAATATGACCAGCGTAGTGGCTAACTACGGCTATATCGGTCCTGAACACCAATCACATCGCTGGAATGCCGATCTGTATATAGATCATCCACAAATACTCCTCCAACACTTATAG
- the ubiG gene encoding bifunctional 2-polyprenyl-6-hydroxyphenol methylase/3-demethylubiquinol 3-O-methyltransferase UbiG → MNSVQNVDHQEIQKFADLASRWWDLEGEFKPLHTINPLRTDYIVQRTQGLDAKKVIDVGCGGGILAESMARAGADVTGIDMGEAPLEVARLHALDSELSIDYQQSTAEEYAEKFGGEFDVVTCMEMLEHVPDPSSVVEACSRLVKPGGMVFFSTLNRNIKSYLMAIVGAEHILKLVPKHTHHHDKFIKPSELLNWIDTTPLLTKHMTGLHLSPVTQQFYLSDKNVDVNYIVHCQHTGNA, encoded by the coding sequence ATGAACTCAGTGCAAAACGTTGACCATCAAGAAATACAAAAATTTGCCGATTTGGCATCTCGTTGGTGGGACCTAGAAGGAGAATTTAAACCGTTACATACCATTAATCCTTTAAGAACGGACTATATTGTGCAGCGCACCCAAGGGCTTGACGCTAAAAAAGTCATAGATGTGGGTTGTGGTGGCGGTATTCTAGCTGAAAGCATGGCCAGGGCCGGTGCTGATGTAACAGGCATTGATATGGGTGAAGCCCCACTTGAGGTTGCGCGTTTGCATGCCTTAGATTCTGAATTGTCTATCGACTATCAGCAGTCTACAGCAGAAGAGTACGCTGAAAAGTTTGGTGGAGAATTTGACGTTGTCACGTGTATGGAAATGCTTGAACATGTGCCCGATCCCTCCTCCGTCGTCGAGGCATGTAGTCGATTAGTTAAACCTGGAGGAATGGTCTTTTTTTCAACCTTAAATCGTAATATCAAATCTTATTTAATGGCGATTGTCGGCGCTGAACATATTTTAAAGCTCGTGCCTAAGCATACCCATCATCATGACAAGTTCATTAAACCGTCAGAGTTATTGAATTGGATAGATACGACGCCACTTTTGACCAAACATATGACTGGACTGCATTTAAGCCCAGTGACACAACAGTTTTATTTGTCCGATAAAAATGTGGACGTGAATTATATTGTGCATTGTCAGCATACGGGCAACGCATAA
- the ihfB gene encoding integration host factor subunit beta, with amino-acid sequence MTKSELIERLADKARHVPSRDVELAIKEMLEQMAQTLQKGERIEIRGFGSFSLHYRAPRVGRNPKTGETVELDGKHVPHFKPGKELRERVNEDLIA; translated from the coding sequence ATGACAAAGTCAGAACTTATCGAAAGACTAGCGGATAAAGCCCGTCACGTACCTTCAAGAGACGTTGAGTTGGCTATTAAGGAAATGTTAGAGCAAATGGCGCAAACCTTACAAAAAGGCGAGCGTATCGAAATCCGTGGATTTGGAAGTTTTTCTCTACATTACCGAGCACCTCGAGTAGGTCGTAACCCTAAAACCGGTGAAACGGTGGAGTTAGATGGTAAACATGTACCTCACTTTAAACCGGGTAAAGAATTACGAGAGCGAGTCAACGAAGATTTAATTGCTTGA
- the nrdA gene encoding class 1a ribonucleoside-diphosphate reductase subunit alpha — MNNNLFVTKRTGERESIDLEKIHKVITWAANGLNNVSVSQVEIKAHIQFYDGIKTADIHETLIRSAADLISTEAPDYQYLAARLAIFHLRKKAYDQFEPPALFSHVSNMVETQKYDKHLLSDYSEAEFNEMDDYIDHWRDMDFSYAAVKQLEGKYLVQNRVTGEIYESAQFLYILVAACLFADYPKDTRMDYIKRFYDATSKFKISLPTPIMAGVRTPTRQFSSCVLIEAGDSLDSINATASAIVKYVSQRAGIGVNAGRIRALGSPIRGGEAFHTGCIPFYKYFQTAVKSCSQGGVRGGAATLFFPLWHMEVESLLVLKNNRGVEENRVRHLDYGVQFNKLMYQRLIKDQHISLFSPSDVPGLYDAFFADQPKFEELYVKYEQDESIRKTQIKAVELFSLFMQERASTGRIYLQNVDHCNTHSPFDPKVAPIRQSNLCLEIALPTKPLEHVNDENGEIALCTLSAFNLGAIESLDDFAEMADLAVRALDNLLDYQDYPVPAAYNATMGRRTLGIGVINFAYYLAKNNVKYSDGSANALIHRTFEAMQYYLMRASCNLAKEKGACPKFNETTYSQGLMPIDTYKKDLDKICSEPLHYDWDSLRADIKQYGLRNSTLSALMPSETSSQISNATNGIEPPRGHISVKSSKDGVLKQVVPEYERLKDKYELLWDLPSNDGYLQLTGIMQKFVDQTISANTSYDPNKYDGGKVPMKLLLKDLLTAYQLGVKTLYYHNTRDGATDTSGQELKSTKFVPQEAIIEEDDDCAGGACKI; from the coding sequence ATGAATAACAATCTCTTCGTTACTAAGCGGACTGGCGAGCGCGAAAGCATTGACCTTGAAAAAATCCACAAAGTCATTACTTGGGCTGCTAACGGTCTAAATAATGTGTCTGTCTCTCAAGTGGAAATTAAGGCGCACATCCAGTTCTATGACGGTATCAAGACGGCGGATATTCATGAGACATTAATCCGTTCAGCAGCAGACCTCATCTCTACAGAGGCGCCAGATTATCAATATCTGGCAGCACGCTTAGCCATATTTCATCTGCGTAAAAAAGCTTACGATCAATTTGAGCCCCCTGCTCTTTTCAGCCATGTTTCGAACATGGTTGAAACGCAAAAATACGACAAACATTTATTAAGCGACTACAGCGAAGCAGAGTTCAATGAAATGGACGATTATATCGATCATTGGCGCGATATGGATTTCAGTTACGCTGCGGTAAAACAGCTTGAAGGGAAATATCTGGTTCAAAACCGTGTTACTGGCGAAATATACGAAAGTGCACAGTTTCTTTATATATTAGTAGCAGCCTGCTTGTTTGCAGATTATCCAAAAGACACGCGTATGGATTACATCAAGCGTTTCTATGATGCTACGTCGAAATTCAAAATATCGTTACCCACACCTATAATGGCGGGCGTACGTACCCCGACCAGACAGTTCAGTTCATGTGTATTAATTGAAGCGGGCGATAGCCTAGATTCAATCAATGCAACGGCCAGTGCCATCGTTAAGTATGTGAGTCAGCGTGCTGGAATAGGAGTGAATGCCGGACGTATTCGTGCGCTTGGTAGCCCGATTCGTGGTGGAGAAGCATTCCATACGGGTTGTATACCCTTTTATAAATATTTCCAAACGGCTGTTAAAAGTTGTTCGCAAGGCGGAGTACGCGGTGGTGCAGCTACGTTGTTCTTCCCGCTTTGGCATATGGAAGTCGAATCGTTACTGGTATTGAAAAATAACCGTGGGGTAGAAGAAAACCGTGTTCGTCACTTAGATTATGGTGTGCAGTTCAATAAGTTGATGTACCAACGTTTGATTAAAGATCAGCACATTAGTTTGTTCAGCCCATCTGATGTACCGGGACTATACGACGCATTCTTTGCTGATCAACCTAAATTTGAAGAACTTTACGTTAAATATGAACAAGACGAGAGTATCCGCAAAACACAAATTAAAGCCGTAGAATTATTTAGTCTGTTTATGCAAGAACGCGCGAGCACAGGCCGTATTTACTTACAGAACGTTGATCACTGTAATACTCACAGCCCATTTGATCCTAAAGTAGCGCCTATCCGTCAAAGCAATCTATGCCTTGAAATTGCCCTGCCGACGAAACCGTTAGAACATGTTAACGACGAGAACGGCGAAATTGCCCTTTGTACCTTGTCCGCCTTTAATTTAGGGGCAATTGAGAGCCTTGACGACTTTGCAGAAATGGCTGATTTAGCGGTCCGCGCATTAGATAACTTACTCGATTATCAAGATTACCCAGTGCCTGCTGCTTATAACGCCACTATGGGTCGTCGTACTCTTGGTATTGGTGTTATTAACTTTGCTTATTATCTCGCCAAAAATAATGTCAAATATTCCGATGGCAGTGCAAATGCACTTATTCATCGTACGTTTGAGGCAATGCAATATTACTTGATGCGCGCATCATGTAATTTGGCTAAAGAGAAAGGTGCCTGTCCGAAGTTTAACGAAACCACCTATTCTCAAGGCTTGATGCCGATTGACACCTATAAGAAAGATTTAGACAAGATCTGTAGCGAACCTCTACATTATGATTGGGATAGCTTACGCGCAGATATCAAGCAATACGGTTTACGTAACAGTACGCTGTCAGCATTAATGCCGTCTGAAACTTCATCACAAATTTCAAACGCAACCAACGGTATTGAACCACCACGTGGCCATATTAGCGTCAAATCCAGTAAAGATGGCGTGTTAAAACAAGTAGTGCCTGAATACGAGCGCTTGAAAGACAAGTACGAACTATTGTGGGATCTACCATCAAACGATGGTTATTTGCAGTTAACAGGTATTATGCAAAAGTTTGTTGATCAAACCATTTCTGCCAATACCAGTTACGATCCAAATAAATACGACGGCGGAAAAGTACCCATGAAACTGTTGTTAAAAGACTTGCTGACGGCCTATCAACTCGGTGTTAAAACCTTGTACTACCACAACACACGTGATGGGGCAACAGACACCTCTGGGCAAGAACTGAAATCAACCAAGTTTGTTCCCCAAGAAGCCATTATCGAAGAAGACGATGATTGCGCCGGCGGTGCGTGTAAAATTTAA